The following coding sequences are from one Neurospora crassa OR74A linkage group I, whole genome shotgun sequence window:
- a CDS encoding sugar transporter — MAPPKFLGLSGRPLSLAVSTVATTGFLLFGYDQGVMSGIITAPAFNNFFTPTKDNSTMQGLITAIYEIGCLIGAMFVLWTGDLLGRRRNIMVGAFIMALGVIIQVTCQAGSNPFAQLFVGRVVMGIGNGMNTSTIPTYQAECSKTSNRGLLICIEGGVIAFGTLIAYWIDYGASYGPDDLVWRFPIAFQLLFAIFICVPMFYLPESPRWLLSHGRTQEADKVIAALRGYEIDGPETIQERNLIVDSLRASGGFGQKSTPFKALFTGGKTQHFRRLLLGSSSQFMQQVGGCNAVIYYFPILFQDSIGESHNMSMLLGGINMIVYSIFATVSWFAIERVGRRRLFLIGTVGQMLSMVIVFACLIPDDPMKARGAAVGLFTYIAFFGATWLPLPWLYPAEVNPIRTRGKANAVSTCSNWMFNFLIVMVTPIMVDKIGWGTYLFFAVMNGCFLPIIYFFYPETANRSLEEIDIIFAKGFVENMSYVTAAKELPHLTAEEIESYANKYGLVDRDSNGEGGNRHDEEKTRDRPDQSDSDSPAHVEIDVVDEHGVESGFGDGINTKETR, encoded by the exons ATGGCGCCTCCAAAGTTCCTGGGCCTCTCAGGCCGACCGCTCTCTCTAGCTGTCTCGACTGTAGCCACCACgggcttccttctcttcggctATGACCAAGG TGTCATGAGCGGCATCATTACCGCCCCCGCTTTCAACAACTTCTTCACACCAACCAAAGACAACTCGACCATGCAGGGTCTCATCACTGCCATCTACGAAATTGGATGCTTGATTGGTGCCATGTTCGTCCTCTGGACCGGCGATTTGTTGGGTAGACGCAGGAACATCATGGTGGGCGCCTTCATTATGGCTCTCGGTGTCATTATTCAGGTTACCTGTCAGGCTGGATCCAACCCTTTTGCTCAGCTGTTCGTCGGCAGAGTCGTCATGGGTATTGGCAACGGCATGAACACTTCGACCATTCCCACTTATCAAG CCGAATGCTCAAAGACATCGAACCGCGGTCTTTTGATCTGCATTGAAGGCGGTGTCATTGCCTTTGGTACTTTGATTGCTTATTGGATCGACTATGGTGCATCTTACGGTCCCGATGACCTCGTTTGGCGCTTCCCCATCGCTTTCCAGCTTCTCTTCGCCATCTTCATCTGCGTCCCCATGTTTTACCTTCCCGAGTCGCCCAGATGGCTCCTCAGCCATGGCCGGACCCAAGAAGCTGACAAGGTCATTGCTGCCCTCCGTGGCTACGAGATCGATGGTCCCGAGACCATCCAAGAGCGCAACCTCATTGTTGACTCCCTGCGTGCCTCTGGAGGTTTCGGCCAAAAGAGCACTCCCTTCAAGGCCCTCTTCACTGGCGGCAAGACCCAGCATTTCCGTCGTCTCTTGCTCGGTTCCAGCTCCCAGTTCATGCAGCAAGTTGGTGGTTGCAACGCCGTCATCTACTACTTCCCCATTCTGTTCCAGGATTCTATTGGCGAGTCCCACAACATGTCCATGTTGCTGGGCGGTATCAACATGATCGTCTACTCCATCTTCGCTACCGTTTCCTGGTTCGCCATTGAGCGTGtcggtcgtcgtcgtctgttCTTGATCGGCACCGTTGGCCAGATGCTCTCCATGGTCATCGTCTTCGCCTGCTTGATCCCCGACGACCCTATGAAGGCCCGCGGTGCCGCGGTCGGTCTCTTCACTTACATTGCCTTTTTCGGTGCCACTTggcttcccctcccctggCTCTACCCCGCCGAGGTTAACCCCATCCGCACACGTGGAAAGGCTAACGCCGTCTCCACCTGCTCCAACTGGATGTTCAACTTCCTCATCGTCATGGTCACCCCCATCATGGTCGACAAGATTGGCTGGGGAACTTACCTCTTCTTCGCGGTCATGAACGGCTGCTTCCTTCCCATCATTTACTTCTTCTACCCCGAGACTGCGAACCGCTCGCTCGAGGAGATCGACATCATCTTCGCCAAGGGCTTCGTCGAGAACATGTCGTACGTCACTGCCGCCAAGGAGCTGCCTCACCTCACTGCCGAGGAGATCGAGTCCTATGCCAACAAGTATGGCCTCGTCGACCGCGATTCCAACGGCGAGGGCGGCAACCGCCATGACGAGGAGAAGACGCGCGACCGCCCCGACCAGAGTGACAGCGACTCCCCCGCTCACGTCGAGATTGATGTTGTCGACGAGCACGGTGTCGAGTCCGGCTTCGGTGATGGTATTAACACCAAGGAAACACGTTAA